Proteins encoded in a region of the Zunongwangia endophytica genome:
- a CDS encoding tetratricopeptide repeat protein — MLSAKYVSVFGGDSTKKAFKKAHTEYLNFLEMNADFSGGQEEIAEYEYLKNNPKKAIKAYETALAFDDYNNNAPLNLAYLYYQQNDIKRAARLYDKVIKQEPDNSYPYYMLGLLFNELGKDKASLNYLKQASEREPFNFRAYYNYALKLQQKQQFSESIKVIEKALKKLPNNSELLYVKLIGLMKLNKVNEAEKVCSQLITLNPGNQNFQQILV; from the coding sequence ATGCTTAGTGCCAAATATGTATCAGTTTTTGGAGGCGATTCTACCAAAAAAGCATTTAAAAAAGCGCATACCGAATATTTAAATTTCTTAGAGATGAATGCCGATTTTTCAGGTGGACAAGAAGAGATAGCAGAATACGAGTATCTAAAAAATAATCCAAAGAAGGCTATTAAAGCCTATGAAACCGCTTTAGCCTTTGATGATTATAACAATAATGCACCTTTAAATCTTGCTTATTTATACTATCAACAAAACGATATAAAAAGAGCAGCTAGATTATACGATAAAGTGATTAAACAAGAGCCCGATAATAGTTACCCGTATTATATGTTAGGTTTGCTGTTTAATGAATTAGGAAAAGACAAGGCTTCGTTAAATTACTTAAAACAAGCGAGTGAGCGAGAACCCTTTAATTTTAGAGCTTATTACAATTACGCCCTAAAATTGCAACAAAAGCAGCAATTTTCAGAATCAATAAAAGTGATTGAAAAGGCTTTAAAAAAACTGCCAAATAATTCCGAATTATTGTATGTAAAGTTAATTGGATTGATGAAATTGAATAAAGTAAACGAAGCCGAAAAAGTTTGTAGCCAATTAATAACGCTAAATCCCGGCAACCAAAACTTTCAGCAAATTTTAGTCTAA
- a CDS encoding LytR/AlgR family response regulator transcription factor yields the protein MNYLIIEDEQYNADLLRGLVQNYDPTITLLAVLPSIQESVEWLNTHQHPDVIFMDIRLEDGLSFEIYNQIHIQSPVIFTTAYDEYALQAFKVYGAAYLLKPIMKEELEEALDKVFKSRLLTSAEDINGILTMLQTQQKEYKTRFLLHYRENYKIIPVKDIDFVFLENKNVYFKLLDGTAIAVPYNLEELEDQLDPQYFFRVNRQFILNINSIENIQKYFNEKAKVILKRSRDKEVIVSRIKMPQFKLWLDR from the coding sequence ATGAACTACCTGATCATAGAAGACGAACAGTACAATGCAGACCTGCTAAGAGGGCTAGTCCAAAATTATGACCCTACAATCACGCTGCTGGCAGTATTGCCAAGCATCCAGGAAAGTGTGGAATGGCTGAATACCCATCAACATCCTGATGTTATTTTTATGGATATTCGCTTGGAAGATGGATTATCATTTGAAATTTATAACCAGATACACATTCAATCTCCCGTGATTTTCACTACGGCTTACGATGAGTATGCCCTGCAGGCATTTAAGGTTTATGGTGCAGCTTATCTGTTAAAGCCTATTATGAAAGAAGAATTGGAAGAGGCTTTAGACAAGGTATTTAAATCTCGCTTATTGACCTCCGCGGAGGACATAAACGGTATTTTGACCATGCTGCAAACACAGCAGAAAGAATATAAAACCCGTTTCTTGCTACATTATCGCGAAAACTATAAGATAATTCCTGTGAAGGATATTGATTTTGTTTTTCTGGAAAATAAGAATGTCTATTTTAAACTTCTTGACGGCACTGCTATCGCTGTTCCTTACAATCTGGAAGAATTGGAAGACCAACTAGACCCGCAGTATTTCTTTCGTGTTAACAGGCAGTTTATTCTAAACATCAACAGCATTGAAAATATCCAAAAATATTTTAATGAAAAAGCAAAGGTCATCTTAAAAAGAAGCCGTGATAAGGAAGTAATTGTTAGCCGCATTAAAATGCCGCAGTTTAAATTGTGGTTGGACAGATAA